ATCTCCACAAGACCCTCCTGTACCAAAATCAAATATCATCACAAGCAAATCAATCAGTTAAGAAAACTTCATGAACACttttatatgcatgcataatGAAAGCACAAGACGGATCAAATCCCATTAAAAATATATCACAAGAATATATTTGCTTTCAATGTCATATGCTAAGGAGTAATGTACATTACATTGCACTAGAGGTCCATATTTCCCtgctttaaaatattaaaaacaaaattaacaaatcaaataaaaataaatccttcaaaataataataataataataaagaaaaaatatgcaTCAACAGGTTCAAAAATGTCTTTTAAGTCCAAATTATACATTAGAAATGCACCGCAGCTTCAGCAATTGTTTGACCGAAAAACATGGTCTCTGCTTGAAGGTCCTTGATTATGACTTCCAGAGAATCAAGTTGTGACTCTAATCCCATCCCTCTCTGTTTCAATATCTCAGCGGTCTGTTTGAAAGTTTTCTCTACATAATATCCTTCTCTCAAAAAAACCTACgaatcaaaataaaacaaaacaaaaccacTTCTCAAACATGGAAAGCAAAAATATAGGAATTGAAAAAGGCAACAACAAAACCTACCTGAATAAAATACAAGGCACcatttattgaaatataaactATATGACACATAAAATAAGTATCAAATACAATACTTTGAACAGTTAGAATCTGTAATATAAGTTACAAATAATTCAGGTTCTTGAGGCCTCCCAAAGAATTCGGTATCTCACCACTAAAATTGTTATTGGAGAGATCAAGTGTCTGAAGCTTTTCTATGCTTCCAATTGCTGTAGCAATCTGATCGGAAATTGCATTGTTCTGAAGCAACCTGTACCAATTAAGCATCACTGTAACTGCATCTACTTTGAGTGAATATAAGTTTATAATAAATCAATGCAccaaagaatttgaaaataaagattcaTTCAATCAATAAGAGCAAAGGCAACTGATTCAGAACTGAACCAACATCCAAAGCAAGAACTACACAAGAGACTTAAACAAAATTCCGAACAACTTACATAGATTGTAAGTTAGTAAGGTTTCCAACCCAAGGAGATAGAGTACCAGACAAGTTCTGACTAGGCATTCCctttatatgaaaataaaagatctttagaagaaagaaaaaataattcaaactaCTCAAATTTGTTTGGTTCATTTTCCTATATAAATATCTTGAAACTTGTTTGCTACTTTCATAAAACACTTCAAAATCTAAACTTACAATACTGAAACAGAGCCATCAAGGTTACAAGTAATCATCCTCCAACTGCAAGGATCAATAGAATTACTATCCCAATTCTCCAGGACATTGTGAGGatcattcaattcattcttTATCGCCATCAAAGTTAGAACTGTTCAGTGAAGAAACAGAAAGAAGGGTAAGAACTAAAACCTCCCATCAATTGATTCACTTGAGATTATGCCACTATGTAACAGGTAATTAGGAAGTACTTAAGAGTTAAGATTCTCAAggcgaaaaagaaaaggaaataacAAGTCACAGAATAGCATCATCATCAATCTTTCAGCTATCATTCCTAGTAATTTTCAGCATAATTAACTTGACCAAAGATCAAAATGAAAAAGGGAAGCAgggataaaaattaaagaaaggtTAACCTTCATAATTTATGccagaagaagaaagaacagcAGCAAAAATCTCTATCATCAACAGAAGAAGTGAACATAATAACTATGAAACCAATCTGCTTTGTTCCATGCTGTATTCTCAATTCAGTAACAATGTTTTCctccacacaaaaaaaaaaacacacacgattacaatttttttaactttatggACTTATTTGAAAATTGGTTACTATCCAAACTGAATATTATTCTATCGTATATATGCAGGAGGATTTAAGTAGAGACAAGCTTGCCTTGGTTAGCTTTATCATCAGTAAAAAAATTTGCGCTTTCTTCTGATGGCTTTATCATCAATAGAAAAACTGCAGGTGATTCATTAGTAAGACATATGGAATAGAAGAATTGCAGCTAACAGAGCTCTAAGCAGATCACTAAGTTCAACCCTTGTAAAGCATAATTCTTAATTGTATTGTTTTAGAAGGATCACTAACACACTGCAGAGAGAAGcagcagcaaaagaaaaaagatagtgCAGTGAAAGGAAAcaccaaaaattgaaaaaccatGAGAAAAAAAGTTTcaacaacaaattttaaatcaaactaattactaaaataaaaaaaacaaatctaACTAAAACTAATCCAATCAAAACCTAAAAATTCACTAATCAGAAAATAAATCTAACTAAACTAATTACTAAAAtcaaactaactaaacaaaatttaattgaacttaacagaaatgaaaagaattttgaaaccAAAACCTGGAAGCATTGATTAGAGGAGATGATGGCTGCGGCGCTGAGAATATATGCGAACCAAAACTGATTGGGGATAAAGGAGAGAGAGGCGCGGTGGTGGGGACAGACGCTGCTACAGGTGGCGCTGGGGTGCTGGAACTCACCTGAGACGAAGAGAACAAGAGCTTGAGCTTGATTTGTTCTGCGAACGAGAAAGAACGAGAGAGACAGGGGCTGTGTTCTACTGGTTCAGTGTTtaaaagagaggagaagaaggagaaggtagCTGTGGTGGTTAGGGTGGCGGCGGTGGCGCCGTGAgtgaggaaagaagaagaagaagtttgtGCGACGGAGAAGCTCGTTGAAGGAGAGTGGAATAACTCGTTTGATCTGTGATTTTATGTGTGTGAAAGGAGCTCGATAGGACGGGGTGAAGTTaggtttaaattaaaattttcagatgaaaaattttaaattacagatgaattttctgtctgtaataatttaataaaacgcaGCATTTTGTCCACTTAATtatagacggattttccgtctatAATCATTTcccacgaaaaaaattaatttttcgaCAGAATTATCGACGGATTTCTTTTTCCGtttgtaatttatgctaattcatttttttatttttcaacaaaaaatctCTCTGAAATTCCGTCTGTATTTTCATGGGATAAAATCTGTCGAAAATATCTGTCTGTAATAACTAATATTCTAGTAGTATTattgtttaaataatttttttaaaatgaactTAATTAAACTGTTTATCTAAACTGAGTTTAAGTCTTATTGTTAGTTTAGATTTTGCTTTTAAGTCTTATAAAATGTATAGTATGCTCATTATGTCTATGCTTATAGGTTTTGGAAGTTTGATGTAGTATACCCAGGCTGCAAATGACACAATTATCCTAATAATAATTGATGAAACCAAACGGTGATAATATATATAGACTTTAGATTCATGACTAGTCAAACCTAACCCTATTAATTTTACATTCCTTATGGACACCGTACCGATGAAGATCAGATAGCATGGCACTATAGTACAGTGTGTGCATAACTCTTAACAACGTATTCATTTTAGATCAATTTTGTTAGTTTGGAACAATAAAATGATGAACATTCTATTTGCACATTGCAGAATTAACATAAAACACTAACTTAGCTTGAAGAGACAATCAACAAGTACAACTGAAAGGGCGCATGTGTTGACGTAACATAAAGAACAGGCCAAGCTAAGCTAAACTTAATTTAATTGAGCTTACATGTACCAATTAAGCAACAACGCAAGCAAGCATGGATGCAGTCCGTCAGTTCTCCTCTATCTATGTAATTCTAGAACTGAATTCCTTGAAGAGCATTCATGGTTCTTAACTTGTTATACACGGCATGCCACCCGGCCTGCGTGGGGTGCACCAGATCCCAAAAGAAGGCTGATTTGGGATCGTCGCAAACCCTATACATCTTCACGTTATTCTCATCCACACTCCCACATGAATACTTGCTGTTTACGCCAACGCAGCACGGCCGCAACTGGTTCTGGATGTTGTGCGTCGTAGGGTGGTTTAGGACGGACATGAAGCTGTCGTAGAGGTTGAGAACCGCGAAGGACGACGACCACGATTGGTTCAAATTGGTAACTGCTTGGTTCAAGAGGTTGTTGTGGAAAGCCACCAAGGTGTTGGAAGAGGCGTTGCATTGTTGGAAGGACGAGAAGGCTGTGACCTGAGGGAGGCATCCAAGGGGTTGGAGGCTGCCAACTATGATCTTCTTTACCCCCAATGCTTTGATCCGCATCAGATTCCTTGTTGTTTGATTCACCACTGACGCCACGAAATATGGTAGACCCTGGAACAAGTGCCAGTGTCCCCAAATCAGATTATGTTAACCAAAAAGCCTtaaacaataaacaaaaatatatacttaataatacTCTCACTTAAAAAATAGTGTAAATTACTTTCTTGACTTATTTAATACAATTAATTCTTTTTACGCAAAGAATCATTACTTCCAAATTCTACTAGAATCAAATCCCACAAAACTTTCTATTGTTAtatctataattatataattttttttaaataaaaacttcaAACTCTTATATTATTGACTCTAAAATTAGTCCCAAATCACCATagcatattttataaaagaaatctAATAATCTCAAATTCAATCGGTctcaatttattaaaaataaaaaaattcaaagtgtgaaaataaaaaaataataaataataaatagtctCAATTTGTTACGTCGATTATAGacgttatatattttaaataatagatattatatttatgaaattttgaatgttgaGTTAGAGatattttaacaatttttatacAACTCATTTTTTCAAGTGGAAATAATTTTTGATAGCCAAAGCTAAATGGGATGTgataattttaagaatatttagagtgctatcaaaaataaaatgcgACAAGGACGTCTGTGCAATAGGAAAGGGAGAATGTCACGATAAATTTTAGAATGTTAGATTTAGCGgtgtttgtataattttttggaGAGTTTGAGAATGCTCTCAatggttttggaatattttaGAATGCTCTAGAAGGTCGCAAAATATCCTAGAAGGTTTTAGAAGACTCTGAAAGGTCATAAAATATTCTAGAAGAGTGTGGATGTATATAGAAGTATAAAGAGTAATATATAGAATAatctagaaatatttaaaaaaaatgtgataggATAGATATTTGTAGTGAAGATTCTGTATGATCAATCTGGACCGATTAGATTTAATCTTAACTATCCATTGAGGAGGTGAATTGCTATAAATAGGGGGTGAGAGTTAGATTTTAGAGTATAAGTCATTTGTAACAAACACTTGaataataaagtattttttttttaccaaagctTCATTTCTCTTATGTTCTTAGCTCTCttcttaaatattgaatgttaGGTTGATTTAGTATTAACTCAAGAGATTAAGTAAATTCGAGCGTCAACACTATAAGGTTGGAGTGTGTTTAAAGTTGTGACAGTGTAGATAGGGTTGGAAGTGAGTCGAGTTGAGTTAAGTTAGACTAAGCTCAAGCTCAACTCACAAAAATTGAGCTTGGCTCACGACTCGACTCATTAACAATTGAACCTATTTCTTAAGCTCAAACTCGGCTTATCGAAAACTTACTAGCTGGCTCGAACTGACTCAAATAATAGGAACATAATCGATAAttctatattaataaattataacttatatattttaaaaaatcaattttatatattgtttatctatcaataatttataaattttttatttatatcctacatcaaaattatatataaaaataaatataaaattttaaataattaagatcattaaaatatatatatatatatatatatcctatatgcatttaatttatacttttaatattatacatatacatatgaaatatatatatcGAGCTATTAAAAATCGAATTCGAATTAGCTCATATACTACCTTAACTTACTTCCAGCCCTAAGTGTACatcataattattaaattggGCTCAATCAACTaaataatatcaaaaataaaaaaaaattaattattttagattaaattttattaattaccaAATATTACTATAGAGAATCTTACAAGGCAGAATATGTAAAAGGTATTCACATATCAATTGAATGGAGCATTtcttttgttgaattttatttcttagttattttttggataattattcatataaaaatatttttattaaaataataacttaaagataTATGTATTATGtcaaataatttaactaaatatattaaattgttTTTTGGTAGATAACTATTGTCTTTACGAAAAATGCTTTTACGTAAAGAGTAGTTATGTGATTAGAAATTAAATGAgctttattatatttatgttataaCTTATAATACATCAATAATGTTGAAAAAAGAAAGGATTAGTAATGTTTTAgagataataatataaaaatgttttatttactttaatatttataattttatatatgtaagatttatagttatatatttattatattttttttggtNTATTCAATTATCTTCAAatgtttttataataaaaataaatggattttttaaattaattaattatggtaATATCTATTAGGTAGTTTTTGAAAACTTAATATACAAAATAGGTAATActatatttattgtttttgagGAAAAATTagctaataatatttaaaaatatttgctaaaaatatattatttaactattaAGCTAAAGATATTAGATTATTGACTAAAATTAATAgccaatataaaataaaattactagttcttgaatttttttataaaaaataataatctattaATATATCGCAATATAAATAAACGAGAAGGGTTATAGgatcattaaaatttattaattttggtgATCAATTATTAAAAGTGTAAATTGAAGtatgttattaaattattagactaaaagAATAGGATTAATGCTAAAAATGATCATCAAAAAGAATAAATTCCGATAAACTACATCTAgtattttgttaaataaaatagaataaaaatttctcatttattttataaaaatatgtttatataaagataatttGTTATGTGGCGGAGGCTTTGAAGCTAATGTCGCCAAGAGAGAGTAAGTTTACCTGAGGAGAGGCATGAGTGGCAAGGTAGTGACTATAGTCGTTACCAGCAACAGAGACAAGAGCGATGGAGTTGGTGAGATCAGAAGCGGTGTAGAGTCCGTCGTGGATGAGTTGCTCCAACAATTGGATCTGTGTGGTCATGTTGGGCCCTGGAGTAGACGTGTCAAATACGCCAGTTCCACCCACTGCAAAGTTCATGCCGTACTTCAGCTGCTGCGCCATTTGCTTCCGAAATCTGTATGGCACAGGTGTTTTCACTCCCAGGTACTTAGCTGCACCGCAACCATGCATGTCCATCACAAAAACACAGTAACACACACACAATTAAAGATAGGATAAAAATAGGATACAtattataaaatcaaataatatataaattaaaaattaatcatcaaatttgacaattagttattatatatttatgtatctatatatattgtttaatttatttttaatatgtatttcgtattttaaaatatattttatactaataattaattttatagttaatttttaatatatactttGATGTGATTGTTATAAAGTAATAAAACTGAAGAAGTAAAGCTTGTTTCTGTGAgcttattttaattcatattaaaaaaaagttgtacAAAATATTTAACATGGTTGGAACTTAGCTACACGTCGGTTGAACAGTGTTTGAGAATGTAAacttatgaataaaaaaaataaagtattaaattggtccTCTATGTTTGAGCGTAATTCTGTTTTGATCTTTAAGATTTAAAGTATCCtatttgaatctaaaaaaatttcatttagcatcaatttagtcCCACAGTGAGATCAAAGTTGAATAATTAACAGAATGTCCTACATAACAACAGTACAAGAATAAAATGGATAATATGGAGAACAAGTACAAATTccagaggcacaaaatcaaTCGTTGATGCATCAATACgtttatttatcattctttttagttctaaagaaaatattttatttatattataagaaaaataataaataaatgtattgatgtatCAACGGTTGATTTTGTGGCTCTGaaacttgtacttgttcttcagATTATCAATTTTGTTCTTATATGTTGTTACGTAGGACattccgttaattatttaaGTTTGACCTCACTGTGTGggactaaattaatattaaatgaaactttttttgaattcaaataggACATTCTAAACCTTAAAGACTAAAACAGAATTACACCCAAATAAAGGGGaacaatttaatactttacccaTTACAAAATTTACCTTTTTGTGTGAAGAtgttttaaacataaaaatatttagaaatcgttataaaaccaattttttaatCCTCTTGATATGTAAAGATGATCCCAAAACTTATGAAATTTAGGGCCTGTGTCAGACCTTTCACCCCTTAAAATATGTGAACCAAATGTCTATGGTTTttgtaactaaaaaataatagtggAGAGATTGATATCGTTAATGGGCGCGGATTAATGGGTACGTCAGCGCCATTCCTTAGAATGCTTTAGTTTAGAAATTGATGTTGTAAAGCCTGTAAAGGACGACTGATAATAAAAGCTAAAGGTACCTTGggatatgaaaaaataaagaaggataTCCCAAGAGCCAAAGGTGTATCACTAGTGCTAAGAAATATATTTGCAGTTAGTGCAGAATCATATATTCGTAACAATCATTAATGTCATTAACAATTACTGTACCATATATTAATCTCCCCATAGGAACAATCCGCACTCTAATTAAAACCTACGGCACATTTTAAACAGCAATTTATTTGTCAATCATCATGTCAGTATGGGTAAAATACGATCAGAGGACATAGTAATTCGAAAACACGATGACTAATAAAGACCTGAAAAGGGGACCGCCAATGGGAAAAAGAGCGATGACTAATTGATTTCCAATAGAAACGATAAGACAAAAGCGTTCTGGGTCCAATAGCTTGGTGTCACGCGagaaagcaaagaaagaaaacgTACATGCTTCTAATAATTCATTATGAttatggaaaaggagaaatataGGTAACGCAGAAAAGAATGTGCTAGGTAAACCATCAAAACAGagttaaaataacaaatatataaaaataaaaagggaaaaataaaaGTTGACACAAAGAACCACAATAATATAATggggtaatttttttttcatagcaaaagaaagaacagcACGACGTTGGAATAGAGTGGAGACTGAACGTGAAAAGGAAAAGTGGGAAGCCAGCAGAGAAAGAACCCCACCATCACACAGCTTCCAAGTTCTAATATCGATAATAAAGAGTACTAATATATGCTAGCATTAGCAAATTAAAGCGCCATTTAGTATACTATATATTTACTTTATATTAAATGATGCTAAGCAGACCAAAAAGCAAAACTTTTGTTGGGAAAGAAAgctaaagataaaataataagcAACAATCATATATATGTTGAAAAAGAAGTAAGCACCACTTGTAGTTATTTTTGCAaggatttcttttttttttctttaagctTATCACTTTATTACCCTAAAATAATGTTATGTGAGTTTAAGTCGtacattaattatattataatgatAAAGTAATAAGCACAACATACCAATGTAGTCGGTGAGGACCCTTCCGTCGGAGAATCGACCGGCTGGCTTGCCGGGAAAGGTGATGCCGTAGGGGTCTTTCCATGAATTGGAGAGACTTTTTCTGATGTTGCCGGTGTCAGCATATGAGTCTCCAAAAACGAAGAGTTTCTTGGTTGGTTCACAGAGTTGGGGATTTTGAAGGCTATTATTAGCCTCTGCTTGCATCCTTTGTCCTAAAGAATAATAACGAGTTAAGAAAAAAGGAACCAGTATATAGCGACATATATAAATGCTTtgtatatttgtttttatttgcttATACCTGAAAGAAATAGAattaagagaagagagaggagggGGAAGAGTTGCTTGTGTAGTGATAAGTCCATCATAGTATGGAGGTAGTGATGAAGTAAAGTCAAATATGTTTTGAGGGAGGTAACAGAGGCGAGAGCAGAGGAAGAAGTGAGGGAGGTACGTGCTATGTATACTTGAAAGATGAAAGTTAGTAGGTGCTAGCTGAGACTCGGAGATGGAAATAAACCCATGGACATGCCTTTTATAGTGAGTGGCAAATGTGAGTCTCCATATTTGAAGTATAGTGACTAGTGAGggaaatcaattttaatatgGAAAAAACATAAAGGGTTAtacattatttttgtttaaatagaaaatatatgtgtaaatttaaaaatatatttatcaatTGACAGATCTAGAAAATTTATGTtagggacaaaaataatatacattactataaaaagatatattaattcaaatttaaaaaaataaaaatacacattAATTACTCGAATAAAAAAAGTAGCTTTCTTTTGAAGtatttttcattgttatttttaaaaataaaaaatatatattttaaattagtaaattgatCAATTGACTTTAAAAATTTACATGCAACATAGTTAcctataataaaatagaacaaaagataaacaaataaataataagaattactaaattgtgaataaaataaaacatataaatttatgacgagaataaaaaaattagattaatacttaaattataattgtttgaattaaactttgcaattgaaaatataaaaaagagaaacaatgaAATTGAAAGATACATAGAGTCATAGagagttatataaaaaaaatagagaatttaaaatttatattttgatgaAGAGAAGA
This portion of the Arachis duranensis cultivar V14167 chromosome 6, aradu.V14167.gnm2.J7QH, whole genome shotgun sequence genome encodes:
- the LOC107493934 gene encoding GDSL esterase/lipase At5g03610, with the translated sequence MMDLSLHKQLFPLLSLLLILFLSGQRMQAEANNSLQNPQLCEPTKKLFVFGDSYADTGNIRKSLSNSWKDPYGITFPGKPAGRFSDGRVLTDYIAKYLGVKTPVPYRFRKQMAQQLKYGMNFAVGGTGVFDTSTPGPNMTTQIQLLEQLIHDGLYTASDLTNSIALVSVAGNDYSHYLATHASPQGLPYFVASVVNQTTRNLMRIKALGVKKIIVGSLQPLGCLPQVTAFSSFQQCNASSNTLVAFHNNLLNQAVTNLNQSWSSSFAVLNLYDSFMSVLNHPTTHNIQNQLRPCCVGVNSKYSCGSVDENNVKMYRVCDDPKSAFFWDLVHPTQAGWHAVYNKLRTMNALQGIQF
- the LOC107493932 gene encoding protein NSP-INTERACTING KINASE 3-like — encoded protein: MAIKNELNDPHNVLENWDSNSIDPCSWRMITCNLDGSVSVLLLQNNAISDQIATAIGSIEKLQTLDLSNNNFSGEIPNSLGGLKNLNYFLYFNKWCLVFLREGYYVEKTFKQTAEILKQRGMGLESQLDSLEVIIKDLQAETMFFGQTIAEAAVHF